A genomic segment from Roseibium algicola encodes:
- a CDS encoding GNAT family N-acetyltransferase yields the protein MPLKLRPATEADAPALTDILHRAKASWGYPEEKMAEFRDYWRISEATIQSLTLTVAERDGQPIAFSGLSPQREDTLLVDFLFVAPEAQRQGIGDLLLKRAEDHAHRQGLSRLYLESDANAGPFYEKRGFRTMATRPSEMSPGKEIPLMEKPLAPAVYRVEALNIEVSDKPWAFETKHADAIDAYFEEARKRIPMLWNGRTMKLTGFEFKDGTFNGTCAECSFAAFLAWRDWGAPDASSFNLFGSAILRSAEGALLYGVMSRKTATAGMIYPPGGNLDPTDLTEDGKVDVVGAIYRELEEETGLKRDDVQPAGLLVTFDGWRISIGQLMDVPRLAEELRTEILRFSEASEEQELADMRIIRTRADLEDSAIVPYARSLGKYLLP from the coding sequence ATGCCATTGAAACTCCGCCCGGCCACAGAGGCCGACGCCCCTGCCCTCACCGATATCCTCCATCGCGCCAAGGCCTCCTGGGGCTATCCGGAGGAAAAAATGGCAGAGTTTCGCGACTACTGGCGAATATCCGAGGCAACCATCCAGTCCCTGACGCTCACCGTTGCAGAGCGGGACGGTCAGCCCATAGCCTTTTCCGGTCTCTCTCCCCAAAGAGAAGATACGCTGCTTGTCGATTTCCTGTTTGTTGCCCCTGAAGCCCAGCGTCAGGGCATTGGCGACCTTCTGCTGAAGCGCGCGGAGGATCATGCCCACCGACAGGGATTGAGCCGGCTTTATCTGGAAAGCGACGCCAACGCGGGCCCCTTTTACGAAAAGCGCGGGTTTCGGACGATGGCGACTCGACCAAGCGAGATGTCGCCCGGCAAGGAAATCCCCCTGATGGAAAAACCGCTGGCACCTGCGGTTTACCGGGTGGAAGCGCTGAACATCGAGGTTTCGGACAAACCCTGGGCTTTTGAAACGAAGCATGCAGACGCCATCGATGCGTATTTCGAGGAAGCCAGGAAGCGCATTCCCATGCTTTGGAATGGCCGAACCATGAAGTTGACCGGGTTCGAGTTCAAGGACGGCACCTTTAACGGCACCTGCGCGGAATGTTCCTTTGCCGCTTTCCTGGCGTGGCGCGACTGGGGTGCGCCCGATGCAAGCTCGTTCAATCTCTTCGGCTCCGCCATCCTGAGGTCCGCCGAGGGCGCATTGCTTTATGGTGTCATGTCCCGAAAGACCGCCACAGCGGGCATGATCTACCCTCCGGGTGGCAATCTCGACCCGACCGACCTGACCGAAGATGGCAAGGTCGACGTTGTCGGGGCGATCTACCGGGAACTTGAAGAGGAAACAGGCCTCAAACGAGACGACGTCCAGCCTGCCGGGCTGCTGGTGACATTCGACGGCTGGCGAATTTCCATCGGCCAGCTGATGGATGTCCCCCGCCTCGCGGAAGAGTTGCGCACGGAGATCCTGCGTTTTTCAGAGGCGTCGGAAGAACAGGAGCTTGCCGATATGCGCATCATTCGCACGCGCGCAGACCTTGAGGACAGTGCCATCGTGCCTTACGCCCGCTCGCTCGGCAAATATCTGCTGCCATGA
- a CDS encoding GNAT family N-acetyltransferase encodes MDTGFTIRKATLDDCTALTDLCMRSKQSNGYDDAFMAMCAEELKVRDSWIEEHDFWLAQDAGGEPVGCIRLSMEDDGETGELETCFVDPAWQGRRVGRALFDALYERARSLGLVRIGLDADPFAEPFYARMGFKTIGRSPSGSIPGRTLPRMELILISGQQGT; translated from the coding sequence ATGGACACCGGTTTCACCATTCGCAAGGCGACACTGGACGACTGCACGGCACTGACGGACCTGTGCATGCGCTCCAAGCAGTCGAACGGCTATGACGATGCTTTCATGGCCATGTGCGCCGAAGAACTCAAGGTCCGCGACAGCTGGATCGAGGAGCACGATTTCTGGCTGGCGCAGGACGCAGGCGGTGAGCCCGTCGGCTGTATCCGGCTGTCCATGGAAGACGACGGTGAAACAGGGGAACTGGAGACCTGTTTTGTCGACCCTGCCTGGCAGGGACGCCGCGTCGGCCGGGCGCTGTTCGATGCGCTTTATGAAAGAGCGCGGAGCCTTGGTCTGGTGAGGATCGGTCTCGATGCGGATCCTTTTGCAGAACCTTTCTATGCCCGCATGGGCTTCAAGACCATTGGCCGGTCTCCATCCGGCTCGATCCCGGGGCGCACGTTGCCCCGAATGGAACTCATTCTGATTTCGGGGCAGCAGGGCACATGA
- a CDS encoding ABC transporter permease — translation MNFEAIKVIYLAEMARTRRTIMQSIISPVISTVLYFVVFGAAIGSRISEVDGVSYGAFIVPGLIMLSLMTQSLSNASFGIYFPRFTGTIFEVLSAPVSFLEITVAYVGAAATKSILVGLIILITASFFVPLEIQHPVWMAAFFLLTAVTFALLGFIIGIWADNFEKLQFVPLLIVTPLAFLGGSFYSINMLPDIWQKITLINPVVYLISGFRWSFYGQADVSLWLSLLATMIFLGGSLAVIHWIFKTGYRLKA, via the coding sequence ATGAATTTCGAAGCGATCAAAGTCATCTACCTGGCCGAAATGGCCCGCACCCGCCGCACGATCATGCAGAGCATCATCTCGCCGGTGATTTCCACGGTGCTTTATTTCGTTGTCTTCGGGGCAGCCATCGGCTCTCGGATCTCCGAGGTCGACGGTGTCAGCTACGGCGCCTTCATCGTGCCCGGGCTGATCATGCTGTCCCTGATGACACAGAGCCTCTCCAACGCCTCCTTCGGCATCTATTTCCCGCGGTTTACGGGCACGATCTTCGAGGTGCTGTCGGCGCCCGTGTCGTTCCTGGAAATCACCGTTGCCTATGTCGGGGCGGCGGCTACGAAGTCGATCCTGGTCGGGTTGATCATCCTGATCACGGCGAGTTTCTTCGTTCCGCTGGAAATCCAGCACCCGGTCTGGATGGCAGCGTTCTTCCTCCTGACGGCCGTTACATTCGCCCTGCTCGGCTTCATCATAGGCATCTGGGCCGACAATTTCGAAAAACTGCAGTTTGTGCCGCTGTTGATTGTCACGCCTCTGGCTTTTCTGGGCGGCAGCTTCTATTCCATCAACATGTTGCCGGATATCTGGCAGAAGATCACGCTGATCAACCCGGTGGTCTACCTGATTTCCGGGTTCCGCTGGAGCTTCTATGGTCAGGCGGACGTCAGCCTTTGGCTGTCGCTGCTGGCAACGATGATCTTCCTCGGCGGTTCACTGGCCGTCATACATTGGATTTTCAAGACCGGATACCGCCTGAAGGCTTGA
- a CDS encoding pirin family protein, translated as MSIRPVTHIGSTQSTMEGAGVRLERAFGFQDPEMLDPFLLLDDFRNERPEDYLKGFPWHPHRGIETITYVLAGTVEHGDSLGNSGNLGAGDVQWMTAGRGIMHQEMPKGDANGRMHGFQLWANLPSSLKMTAPRYQDVASKEIPVVTDDDGTSARIICGEFWGKRGPVDGIAADPQYLDIHVPAGHKKRFKVDTYKQTFAYIFEGSGTFEGASDPFGVLTEKEFGGEELKIRDETGNRSLVIFGSGDEIVVHAGEEGIRFLLVSGAPIKEPVAWHGPIVMNTRQELIQAVTELQNGTFIR; from the coding sequence ATGTCCATCCGCCCCGTAACCCACATCGGCAGCACACAATCAACCATGGAAGGCGCCGGCGTCCGGCTGGAGCGAGCGTTCGGATTTCAGGATCCGGAAATGCTGGATCCTTTCCTGCTGCTGGACGATTTCCGCAACGAACGTCCCGAGGACTATCTGAAGGGCTTTCCCTGGCATCCCCATCGCGGCATTGAAACCATTACCTACGTGCTGGCCGGCACCGTTGAACACGGCGACAGTCTGGGCAACAGCGGCAACCTGGGTGCGGGCGACGTCCAGTGGATGACAGCCGGGCGCGGGATCATGCATCAGGAGATGCCAAAGGGCGACGCCAATGGCCGCATGCACGGTTTCCAGCTCTGGGCGAACCTGCCGTCCTCGCTGAAGATGACCGCACCGCGCTACCAGGATGTCGCGTCGAAAGAGATCCCGGTTGTAACCGATGACGACGGCACTTCCGCACGAATCATCTGTGGCGAGTTCTGGGGCAAGCGCGGCCCGGTCGACGGTATCGCCGCCGATCCGCAGTATCTCGACATCCATGTGCCGGCTGGTCACAAGAAACGCTTCAAGGTCGACACATACAAGCAGACCTTTGCCTACATTTTCGAAGGCTCCGGCACGTTCGAAGGAGCGTCCGACCCGTTCGGGGTTCTGACGGAAAAGGAATTCGGCGGCGAGGAACTGAAGATCCGTGACGAGACCGGCAACCGTTCTCTGGTGATCTTCGGCTCCGGCGACGAGATCGTCGTTCACGCAGGCGAGGAAGGCATCCGGTTCCTTTTGGTCTCCGGTGCACCGATCAAGGAACCCGTGGCCTGGCACGGCCCCATTGTGATGAACACCCGCCAGGAGCTGATTCAGGCGGTAACCGAACTGCAGAACGGCACATTTATCCGGTAG
- a CDS encoding ABC transporter ATP-binding protein, with the protein MAPILSVRDLEKTYEGGFQALKSVSLDIQQGEVFALLGPNGAGKTTLISTICGLVRPTSGSIHVCGHDALSEYRAARQMIGLVPQEMPTAPFEMVGDTVAFSRGLFGMKPDPARIESILKDLTLWEKRNNPIMALSGGMKRRLLVAKALAHEPKILFLDEPTAGVDVELRHDMWRIVGELKQKGVTIILTTHYIEEAEEMADRVGVINNGEIILVEEKAELMRKLGRKLLSLSLTEPLVEIPGSLARYDLKLEDDGRSLVYTYDTQADRTGITSLLTDLSQSGVRFHDLQTDQSSLEDIFVGLVSQG; encoded by the coding sequence ATGGCCCCGATACTTTCCGTACGCGACCTGGAAAAAACCTATGAAGGTGGCTTCCAGGCTCTCAAATCCGTGTCTCTGGATATCCAGCAAGGAGAGGTGTTTGCGTTGCTCGGGCCGAATGGCGCCGGCAAGACAACATTGATCAGCACGATTTGCGGCCTGGTGCGGCCGACCTCCGGCAGTATTCACGTGTGCGGCCATGATGCCTTGAGCGAGTACCGCGCTGCCCGGCAGATGATCGGTCTGGTGCCTCAGGAGATGCCCACGGCTCCCTTCGAAATGGTCGGTGATACGGTCGCCTTCAGCCGCGGCCTGTTCGGCATGAAACCCGATCCGGCACGGATCGAGAGCATTCTCAAGGACCTGACGCTCTGGGAAAAGCGCAACAACCCCATCATGGCCCTGTCCGGGGGCATGAAGCGCCGCCTGCTGGTCGCCAAGGCGCTGGCGCACGAGCCGAAGATCCTGTTCCTGGACGAGCCGACAGCCGGTGTGGATGTGGAACTCAGGCACGACATGTGGCGCATCGTTGGGGAGCTCAAGCAGAAGGGCGTCACCATCATCCTGACCACACACTATATCGAGGAGGCCGAGGAAATGGCCGATCGTGTCGGGGTGATCAACAATGGTGAGATCATCCTCGTGGAAGAGAAGGCAGAGCTCATGCGCAAGCTCGGGCGCAAGTTGCTGTCGCTCAGCTTGACGGAGCCGCTCGTCGAGATCCCCGGCAGTCTTGCCCGCTACGATCTGAAGCTCGAGGATGACGGCCGCAGCCTGGTCTATACCTACGATACCCAGGCTGACCGGACTGGCATCACATCGCTTCTGACCGATCTCTCCCAGTCTGGCGTGCGTTTTCACGATCTGCAGACGGATCAGTCGTCGCTCGAGGACATCTTCGTCGGTTTGGTCAGTCAGGGATGA